A single genomic interval of Stenotrophomonas sp. ZAC14D1_NAIMI4_1 harbors:
- a CDS encoding D-glycerate dehydrogenase has protein sequence MADTRPTVWVSQPLIDAAIAPLRDRVQLLATDTVTAWSPQQIAERLASVDGAIITLNERIGAAQVADAAQLQVIANVGVGYNNLDVDALSAAGILASNTPDVLTETTADLGFALLMATARRITESERWLRDGQWGQWSFQTMLGADIHGSTLGILGMGRIGQGVARRGAHGFGMKVLYHNRSRLPAETEAALGATYVDLDTLLAQSDHLVTVLPYTPASHHIIDAAALAKMKPSATLVNIARGGIVDELALADALAHGRLAAAGLDVYEGEPKVRPELLALHNVVLTPHIGSASLGTRTAMVQLAVDNLLAGLGLAGEAARMPSAINADAALAARAALGKKTGKR, from the coding sequence ATGGCTGATACCCGGCCGACGGTGTGGGTGAGCCAGCCGCTGATCGACGCGGCCATCGCGCCGCTGCGCGATCGCGTGCAGCTGCTGGCCACCGATACCGTCACCGCCTGGTCGCCACAGCAGATCGCCGAGCGCCTGGCCTCGGTCGACGGTGCGATCATCACCCTCAACGAGCGCATCGGCGCGGCCCAGGTGGCCGATGCCGCGCAGCTGCAGGTGATCGCCAACGTCGGCGTCGGCTACAACAACCTGGATGTCGACGCGCTGAGCGCGGCCGGCATCCTCGCCAGCAACACCCCGGACGTGCTCACCGAGACCACGGCCGACCTCGGTTTCGCCCTGCTGATGGCCACTGCGCGCCGCATCACCGAATCCGAGCGCTGGCTGCGTGACGGACAGTGGGGCCAGTGGTCGTTCCAGACCATGCTCGGCGCCGATATCCATGGCAGCACGCTGGGCATCCTCGGCATGGGCCGCATCGGCCAGGGCGTTGCCCGCCGGGGTGCACACGGGTTCGGCATGAAGGTGCTGTACCACAACCGTTCGCGCCTGCCGGCCGAAACCGAGGCCGCACTGGGTGCCACCTACGTGGACCTGGACACGCTGCTGGCGCAGTCCGACCACCTGGTCACCGTGCTGCCGTACACCCCCGCCTCGCACCACATCATCGATGCGGCCGCGCTGGCGAAGATGAAGCCGTCGGCCACCCTGGTGAACATCGCCCGTGGCGGCATCGTCGACGAGCTGGCCCTGGCCGATGCGCTGGCCCATGGCCGCCTGGCCGCCGCCGGCCTGGATGTCTACGAAGGCGAACCGAAGGTACGCCCGGAACTGCTGGCGCTGCACAACGTGGTGCTGACCCCGCATATCGGCAGCGCGTCGCTGGGCACCCGTACCGCCATGGTGCAGCTGGCCGTGGACAACCTGCTGGCCGGCCTCGGCCTGGCCGGCGAAGCAGCGCGCATGCCGAGCGCGATCAATGCCGACGCGGCCCTCGCCGCGCGTGCCGCGCTGGGCAAAAAAACCGGGAAACGATAG
- a CDS encoding FimV/HubP family polar landmark protein, giving the protein MNKRARGATRPLFYLSAALLALASSSAMALGLGDIRVLSRPGQPLLAEIPVVSADPSELENLRVALASAATFERVGLQRPTGLVSELQFELTTNSQGRAVVRVTSQAPVETPSLSFLVEADWGQGRLVREYSALVDAPASALAVAEPEIVAPAGVLGNTITRDTPPPAAQAPAAAPAAPVTAARPAEPRPRAAAPAARAAADGSITVQQGQTLSQIAGALARGNQISRERAMIALLRANPEAFIRGNVNLLKQGAVLRVPGSDALAAIDGNEAAALVREHAAQWRQARTVPQPAGTPAAAPVAATATPAAAAASAGARLEIAPALASDAAHAGTTTGTGAGSEGDMLGNEQLRQAREDVATRDAEIGELKQRVAELEKLKEQQQSLIAMKDNDLAAAQQRLAQPPGAPAGGTPWYWLGLPLLLLVAGAAWLLRRRKPSPLPPLREEGDAVALAAAVPAGAALDSLAEQSSWAAGHEEDGRQEPSMPAWALEDDRAAQAHADQDALPPEPVEEPMAPPAADVETSWQVGALVTDEGDELPPAVSDAPRWDEPAPEFTPAPPEPADEVGVPDYALQAEQQPEFRGVFDLPAEPAEAAPPAAAPLDEAVAADGSSDPDWVPRAGQERLELAIAYLDLGDAQTARTLLEEVATDGDVHCQAQARELLARLD; this is encoded by the coding sequence ATGAATAAACGGGCCAGGGGCGCAACGCGCCCGCTCTTCTATCTCTCCGCCGCGCTGCTGGCACTGGCCAGCAGTTCGGCCATGGCCCTGGGCCTGGGCGACATCCGCGTGCTGTCACGCCCCGGCCAGCCCCTGCTGGCCGAGATCCCGGTGGTGTCCGCCGATCCTTCCGAGCTCGAGAACCTGCGCGTGGCGCTGGCCTCGGCCGCCACCTTCGAGCGGGTCGGCCTGCAGCGGCCGACCGGCCTGGTCAGCGAACTCCAGTTCGAACTGACCACCAACAGCCAGGGCAGGGCGGTGGTGCGGGTGACCTCGCAGGCCCCGGTGGAAACCCCGTCGCTGAGCTTCCTGGTCGAAGCCGACTGGGGCCAGGGCCGTCTGGTCCGCGAATATTCCGCCCTGGTCGATGCACCGGCCAGCGCACTGGCCGTCGCCGAGCCGGAAATCGTCGCCCCGGCCGGGGTGCTGGGCAACACCATCACCCGCGATACGCCGCCGCCGGCAGCGCAGGCGCCTGCCGCCGCCCCGGCCGCGCCGGTCACCGCCGCGCGACCGGCCGAGCCGCGGCCGCGTGCCGCCGCACCCGCTGCCCGGGCCGCTGCCGACGGCAGCATCACCGTGCAGCAGGGCCAGACCCTTTCGCAGATTGCCGGTGCGCTGGCCCGCGGCAACCAGATCAGCCGGGAGCGGGCGATGATCGCCCTGCTGCGTGCCAATCCGGAGGCCTTCATCCGCGGCAACGTCAACCTGCTCAAGCAGGGCGCGGTACTGCGCGTGCCGGGCAGCGACGCCCTGGCCGCGATCGACGGCAACGAAGCCGCCGCATTGGTCCGCGAGCATGCCGCGCAGTGGCGCCAGGCGCGCACGGTGCCGCAGCCTGCCGGTACACCGGCGGCCGCGCCCGTGGCCGCCACCGCGACGCCCGCTGCTGCTGCCGCCAGCGCAGGGGCACGTCTTGAGATCGCTCCGGCGCTGGCGTCCGACGCCGCGCACGCGGGCACAACCACCGGCACCGGTGCCGGCAGCGAGGGTGACATGCTGGGCAATGAACAACTGCGGCAGGCCAGGGAAGACGTTGCCACCCGCGATGCCGAGATCGGTGAGCTGAAGCAGCGCGTGGCCGAGCTGGAGAAGCTGAAGGAACAGCAGCAGTCCTTGATTGCGATGAAGGACAACGACCTGGCCGCTGCCCAGCAGCGCCTGGCGCAACCGCCCGGCGCACCCGCCGGCGGCACGCCGTGGTACTGGCTGGGCCTTCCGCTGTTGCTGCTGGTGGCCGGTGCCGCCTGGCTGCTGCGCCGGCGCAAGCCCTCGCCGTTGCCGCCGCTGCGTGAGGAAGGCGACGCCGTGGCCCTGGCCGCAGCGGTGCCTGCCGGTGCCGCGCTGGATTCGCTGGCCGAGCAGTCGTCGTGGGCCGCTGGCCACGAAGAGGATGGCCGCCAGGAACCGTCGATGCCGGCCTGGGCCCTCGAAGACGACCGTGCCGCCCAGGCGCATGCCGACCAGGATGCGCTGCCGCCCGAGCCGGTTGAAGAACCGATGGCACCGCCTGCTGCCGACGTCGAAACGTCCTGGCAGGTGGGGGCGCTGGTGACCGACGAGGGCGACGAACTGCCGCCGGCGGTGAGTGACGCCCCGCGCTGGGATGAACCCGCGCCCGAATTCACGCCCGCTCCGCCGGAACCGGCCGATGAGGTCGGCGTGCCCGATTACGCGCTGCAGGCCGAGCAGCAGCCGGAGTTCCGCGGCGTGTTCGATCTGCCGGCCGAACCGGCGGAGGCTGCGCCGCCCGCGGCCGCGCCCCTCGACGAGGCGGTGGCGGCCGATGGATCCAGCGACCCCGACTGGGTCCCGCGCGCGGGCCAGGAGCGGCTGGAACTGGCCATCGCCTACCTCGACCTGGGCGACGCGCAGACCGCGCGGACGCTGCTGGAAGAAGTCGCCACCGATGGCGACGTGCACTGCCAGGCGCAGGCGCGCGAACTGCTCGCCCGGCTGGACTGA
- a CDS encoding aspartate-semialdehyde dehydrogenase — protein MSNAQRSFHVAIVGATGAVGETMLAILAERNFPVGTLSLLASERSAGGEVEFEGQKVKIQDLATFDPSGVEIALFSAGGSVSKEYAPKFAAAGAVVIDNSSAFRYDDDVPLVVSEVNPDQVGNRPRGIIANPNCSTMQMLVALAPLHRKYGIERINVSTYQSVSGGGRSAMEELGKQTGQLLSFQDIDPQRFPVQIAFNLIPHIDDFQDNGFTKEEMKLVWETRKILGDESILVNPTAVRVPVFYGHSESVAIETRDKVTVAEARALLEQSPGVEVVDRHEAGGYPTPVTHASGTDAVYVGRIREDLSHPRGLNLWIVSDNVRKGAALNAVQLAELVAAEQR, from the coding sequence ATGAGCAATGCACAACGCAGCTTCCACGTCGCCATCGTCGGTGCCACCGGTGCCGTCGGCGAGACCATGCTGGCCATCCTGGCCGAGCGCAACTTCCCGGTCGGTACCCTGAGCCTGCTCGCTTCCGAGCGCTCGGCCGGCGGTGAAGTCGAGTTCGAAGGCCAGAAGGTGAAGATCCAGGACCTGGCCACCTTCGACCCCAGCGGCGTGGAGATCGCCCTGTTCTCGGCCGGTGGCAGCGTGTCCAAGGAATACGCGCCGAAGTTCGCCGCCGCCGGTGCGGTGGTGATCGACAACTCCTCGGCCTTCCGTTACGACGATGACGTGCCGCTGGTGGTGTCCGAGGTCAACCCGGACCAGGTCGGCAACCGTCCGCGCGGCATCATCGCCAACCCGAACTGCTCGACCATGCAGATGCTGGTGGCGCTGGCGCCGCTGCACCGCAAGTACGGCATCGAGCGCATCAACGTGTCCACCTACCAGTCGGTGTCCGGCGGTGGCCGTTCGGCGATGGAAGAGCTGGGCAAGCAGACCGGCCAGCTGCTGAGCTTCCAGGACATCGATCCGCAGCGCTTCCCGGTGCAGATCGCCTTCAACCTGATCCCGCACATCGACGACTTCCAGGACAACGGCTTCACCAAGGAAGAGATGAAGCTGGTCTGGGAAACCCGCAAGATCCTCGGCGACGAGAGCATCCTGGTGAACCCGACCGCCGTGCGCGTGCCGGTGTTCTACGGCCACTCCGAATCGGTGGCGATCGAAACCCGCGACAAGGTGACCGTGGCCGAAGCGCGCGCGCTGCTGGAGCAGTCGCCGGGCGTGGAAGTGGTGGACCGCCATGAAGCTGGTGGCTACCCGACCCCGGTCACCCACGCCTCGGGCACCGATGCGGTGTACGTCGGCCGCATCCGTGAAGACCTGTCGCACCCGCGCGGCCTGAACCTGTGGATCGTCTCGGACAACGTGCGCAAGGGCGCGGCGCTGAACGCCGTGCAGCTGGCCGAGCTGGTCGCCGCCGAACAGCGCTGA
- a CDS encoding VOC family protein: MTRENRIDYVEFASADPAASRAFFEAVFGWSFVDYGEDYTAFDDGRLQGGFFRGQPQRAEAGAPLLVLYADLLAPVEAAVRAAGGQIVRPVFSFPGGSRFQFVEPGGNELAIWSERDPA, encoded by the coding sequence ATGACTCGCGAAAACCGCATCGACTACGTTGAGTTCGCCTCGGCCGACCCGGCCGCCAGCCGTGCCTTCTTCGAGGCCGTGTTCGGCTGGTCGTTCGTCGACTACGGCGAGGACTACACCGCCTTCGACGATGGCCGCCTGCAGGGCGGCTTCTTCCGTGGCCAGCCGCAGCGGGCCGAAGCCGGCGCACCGCTGCTGGTGCTGTATGCCGATCTGCTGGCACCGGTCGAAGCGGCCGTGCGCGCGGCCGGCGGCCAGATCGTCCGGCCCGTCTTCTCTTTCCCCGGTGGCAGCCGCTTCCAGTTCGTCGAGCCCGGTGGCAACGAATTGGCGATCTGGTCCGAACGCGACCCGGCCTGA